A region of Reichenbachiella carrageenanivorans DNA encodes the following proteins:
- a CDS encoding efflux RND transporter periplasmic adaptor subunit — protein sequence MNNTFKRYKQLLASAMVWSLVMSACTSPQVAEEDHHEEEDLVELTPAQFERAGIVMGKIEKRTIGSELKVNGMIDVPPQSNISINMPYGGFVKYTEMLPGTQVKKGQFLVSIQNPEFIQFQQSYLESLASREYLKMEYERQKSLFNEKVASGKNYQQAKSNYLSNEARLQAMKARLELIGFNPKRIAEEQVSAVVNIYSPENGSVRDVYTNIGKYVNPQDVIMDITNADDLHVELTVYENDIPKIKTGQRIRFSLANEESIWREAEIFLVGSGVREDRSVTVHGHLKEEQSDLMPGMYVNAKIEIGSHEVWAVPAVSIVRFNGKHYLFTAAAAAAAAAAAHNEKEDNLHFDMREVTVGATEDEYTAIALVDDSVKVETLGVVVKGAFTLLAKAKNSEEEGGHHH from the coding sequence ATGAACAATACATTTAAAAGATATAAACAGCTGTTGGCTTCAGCTATGGTATGGTCGCTTGTGATGAGTGCTTGCACTTCGCCACAGGTAGCAGAAGAGGATCATCATGAGGAAGAGGACTTGGTAGAGCTCACCCCAGCGCAATTTGAGCGTGCAGGAATAGTCATGGGTAAAATAGAAAAACGTACAATAGGTTCGGAACTCAAAGTAAACGGTATGATCGATGTGCCTCCGCAGAGCAATATTTCAATCAATATGCCTTATGGGGGCTTTGTGAAATATACGGAAATGCTGCCTGGTACACAGGTGAAAAAAGGTCAGTTTTTGGTGTCTATCCAAAACCCTGAATTTATCCAGTTTCAGCAGAGTTACCTCGAAAGCCTAGCCAGTAGAGAATACCTCAAAATGGAGTATGAACGACAAAAATCGCTTTTTAATGAAAAGGTAGCCTCGGGCAAAAACTATCAGCAAGCCAAGAGCAATTACCTGTCTAACGAAGCTCGACTACAGGCGATGAAGGCACGTTTGGAACTGATAGGATTCAATCCAAAACGGATCGCAGAGGAGCAGGTGAGTGCTGTGGTCAATATATATTCTCCAGAGAATGGATCGGTCAGAGATGTATATACCAATATAGGTAAATACGTGAACCCTCAGGATGTGATTATGGACATTACCAATGCGGACGATTTACATGTAGAACTTACTGTTTATGAAAATGATATACCTAAGATAAAAACTGGTCAGCGTATTCGATTTTCATTGGCTAATGAAGAGTCGATTTGGAGAGAAGCTGAGATTTTTTTGGTAGGGAGTGGTGTACGAGAAGATCGATCGGTGACGGTACATGGTCACCTCAAAGAAGAACAGTCCGATTTAATGCCTGGTATGTATGTGAATGCCAAAATTGAAATAGGAAGTCATGAGGTTTGGGCAGTGCCAGCCGTATCGATAGTGAGATTCAATGGGAAACATTACCTATTTACAGCAGCAGCAGCAGCAGCAGCAGCAGCAGCGGCTCACAATGAAAAAGAAGACAATCTTCATTTTGATATGCGGGAAGTGACCGTTGGTGCTACCGAAGACGAGTATACGGCCATTGCCTTGGTGGATGATTCTGTGAAAGTAGAGACGTTGGGCGTAGTGGTGAAGGGTGCCTTTACTTTATTGGCCAAAGCCAAAAACAGTGAAGAAGAGGGTGGACATCATCATTAG
- a CDS encoding response regulator translates to MNKFRVYVVEDELLIARALEIAIEESGYEYVGGTDNAGEAIKDIIEIQPDIVLLDITIAGEKDGIALAHEINKISQTPFLFVTSHTTDQFLMRVNETHPAGFISKPFNESDIKANIMIAMNNHEDRLAKQAPPVLSYDEKILGLLRENIVQHLEKEDISVESLAETVSMSESTLRRFLKKMIDQSPGNFIREVRLEVAYELLKNKQEKSISQVANQVGFQNVNHFSQLFEKKYGLRASSML, encoded by the coding sequence ATGAATAAATTTAGGGTGTATGTGGTGGAAGATGAACTGCTGATCGCTCGGGCCTTAGAAATAGCTATAGAAGAGAGTGGTTATGAGTATGTAGGAGGGACGGACAATGCAGGAGAGGCGATCAAAGATATTATAGAAATACAGCCAGATATCGTACTGTTAGACATCACTATAGCAGGGGAAAAGGACGGGATTGCGCTGGCTCATGAGATTAATAAAATCTCACAAACGCCGTTTCTTTTTGTAACCAGTCATACTACCGATCAGTTTTTAATGCGAGTGAACGAAACTCATCCTGCAGGTTTTATTTCCAAGCCGTTTAATGAATCCGACATCAAAGCCAATATCATGATCGCGATGAATAACCATGAGGATCGTTTGGCAAAGCAAGCGCCTCCTGTATTGTCGTACGACGAAAAAATACTGGGGTTATTGCGAGAAAACATTGTACAGCATTTGGAAAAAGAAGACATTAGCGTAGAATCATTGGCGGAGACTGTGAGTATGAGTGAGAGTACATTGAGACGGTTTCTTAAGAAAATGATAGATCAGTCGCCAGGCAATTTTATTAGAGAGGTGAGGTTGGAGGTGGCTTATGAGTTGTTGAAAAATAAACAGGAGAAAAGCATATCGCAAGTAGCCAATCAGGTAGGTTTTCAAAATGTCAATCATTTTTCCCAGCTTTTCGAGAAGAAATACGGACTTCGAGCTTCGTCAATGCTCTAA
- a CDS encoding 7TM diverse intracellular signaling domain-containing protein codes for MYKKIGIFILFLICIQPIAIGSHNREYDFKLSYIEDRHDHFNLTQAMGMKYTPIVSQDFTKGVTQSTYWVKIKLEEIPTSPFVLELNRTLLDELNVFYYDTANLLHQYNFGFRVTPSDQPDAINSPYVIVDTPISDSTIYLRVKSTYALVLPISVRDVAKHFLVKQEEGFFAIILIGGLLAMFSYNMMLWFSVRDFKYIFYSAGILLTTIIQMGIQGYFYAILPHSYWLSYYVVSVGIGINIFISSYFCMLFLGEKHFTPWMKYSIYAIMLSGLSIPLFELMGFSYLAKQIVVLGTGVGSFVVLIISTTLTYRKVTVARYFQVAWSIYLIGIIVYGLRTEGYLPDNLFTANFAYVGKLIEVCLMSFALGYNYNQIRKENLLLQTQMNKELEQLVKVRTEKLNLLVEEKEVLLKEIHHRVKNNLQLVSSILYIQSHHLKDKAAKAAVREGQSRIKSMSLIHQKLYANDAYAKIDMKDYVTDLAQILQDTFQPKNNVDLAIEVRDITMDIDTAVPLGLILTELISNAYKHVFSTITQGKLQIKLHQTPTGFHLLVSDNGTKGLPTDFDKKKSMGVTLVYSLVKQIRGVLTVEQTNGTAFKIDFESIKKS; via the coding sequence ATGTACAAGAAAATTGGAATTTTCATACTCTTCCTGATCTGCATACAACCCATAGCGATAGGCAGTCACAACAGAGAATATGATTTCAAGTTGTCCTATATAGAAGATCGACACGATCATTTCAATTTGACGCAGGCCATGGGTATGAAATACACTCCCATAGTCAGTCAAGACTTCACCAAGGGGGTCACTCAAAGCACATATTGGGTTAAAATAAAATTGGAAGAAATCCCTACAAGCCCCTTTGTGCTCGAATTGAACCGGACTCTTCTCGACGAACTAAACGTATTTTATTACGATACGGCAAACCTATTGCACCAATACAATTTCGGATTTAGAGTGACTCCATCTGATCAGCCTGATGCGATCAACTCTCCCTATGTGATCGTAGATACCCCCATCAGTGACAGCACCATCTATCTTAGAGTAAAAAGCACATATGCACTAGTACTACCCATAAGTGTACGTGATGTCGCCAAGCATTTTTTAGTCAAACAAGAGGAAGGTTTTTTTGCTATTATTCTAATCGGTGGACTATTGGCGATGTTTAGCTACAACATGATGCTTTGGTTTTCGGTGAGGGACTTTAAGTACATATTCTACAGTGCAGGCATCCTGCTCACCACGATCATTCAAATGGGAATACAAGGCTATTTTTATGCGATCTTACCACACTCCTATTGGCTGTCGTACTATGTAGTGAGTGTCGGCATCGGTATCAATATTTTCATATCCTCCTACTTCTGTATGCTATTCTTAGGGGAGAAACATTTCACACCTTGGATGAAGTATAGCATATACGCCATCATGTTATCAGGACTTAGTATTCCTTTATTCGAACTTATGGGCTTTTCCTACCTAGCCAAACAAATCGTAGTACTGGGTACAGGTGTGGGATCTTTCGTGGTGCTGATCATTAGTACCACGCTTACCTACAGAAAAGTAACCGTGGCACGCTACTTCCAAGTGGCATGGAGTATTTACCTGATTGGGATCATCGTATATGGGCTGCGTACAGAAGGCTACCTTCCCGACAATCTTTTCACAGCAAACTTTGCCTATGTAGGCAAGCTTATAGAAGTGTGTTTGATGTCATTTGCCTTAGGATATAATTACAATCAAATCCGAAAAGAAAACCTGCTACTTCAGACGCAAATGAACAAAGAGCTAGAGCAGCTTGTGAAAGTAAGAACAGAAAAACTAAACCTACTGGTAGAGGAAAAAGAAGTTCTACTCAAAGAAATTCACCATCGTGTAAAAAACAACCTACAACTGGTCTCCAGCATCCTATACATACAAAGTCACCACCTCAAAGATAAGGCCGCTAAGGCTGCCGTCAGAGAAGGCCAAAGCAGGATCAAGTCCATGTCGCTGATCCACCAAAAGTTATACGCCAATGACGCCTATGCCAAGATCGACATGAAAGACTATGTAACCGATCTGGCACAAATCCTACAAGACACCTTCCAACCGAAAAACAACGTAGATCTAGCAATAGAAGTACGAGACATTACAATGGATATAGATACTGCTGTACCGCTAGGGCTAATCCTAACAGAACTCATATCGAATGCTTATAAGCATGTATTCAGCACCATAACTCAAGGGAAACTTCAAATCAAACTCCATCAAACTCCTACAGGATTTCACCTCTTGGTTAGCGATAATGGCACAAAAGGGCTACCAACTGATTTCGATAAGAAAAAAAGTATGGGAGTCACGTTGGTCTATTCTCTGGTGAAGCAAATCAGGGGCGTGTTGACTGTCGAGCAAACAAACGGCACCGCTTTTAAGATTGACTTTGAGTCTATAAAAAAGAGTTGA
- a CDS encoding DUF1566 domain-containing protein: MMKSIEKSKWNQLGRSLLFPMIALTLMCNTCEVDDDDDVEPTVDLQGALDDGEALSELLESYSEKDFYGLTYEGGYIFYIDKDNEVAYIAAKQDFGSSVEFSDEYFDLGRMLSSNIGKGKSNTETLISELGNTSSHVARTCYSISTEGYSDWFLPSKSELYRMRDNIYKNGNAGNFPGGSTNAGYYWHSTVSGSRGYAVQFVNNSETTPSKANLRPVRQAFY; encoded by the coding sequence ATGATGAAAAGTATAGAAAAAAGTAAATGGAACCAGTTAGGACGTAGTTTGTTGTTTCCTATGATAGCACTTACGCTAATGTGCAATACCTGTGAGGTAGATGATGATGATGATGTGGAACCTACAGTAGATCTGCAGGGGGCTTTGGATGACGGAGAGGCTTTATCAGAGTTGTTGGAATCATATTCCGAAAAAGATTTTTATGGGTTGACCTACGAAGGGGGCTACATATTCTATATAGACAAGGATAATGAAGTGGCGTATATCGCAGCTAAACAAGATTTTGGAAGTAGTGTGGAGTTTAGCGATGAATATTTTGACTTAGGAAGAATGCTTAGTTCTAATATAGGGAAAGGGAAATCAAATACAGAAACACTGATTTCAGAATTGGGTAATACAAGCAGCCATGTCGCACGTACATGCTATTCTATTAGTACAGAAGGGTACAGTGATTGGTTTTTGCCTAGCAAAAGTGAATTGTATAGAATGAGAGATAATATATATAAGAATGGTAATGCTGGGAATTTCCCTGGCGGCAGTACCAACGCAGGTTATTATTGGCACTCAACTGTAAGCGGTTCTAGAGGATATGCGGTGCAGTTTGTAAATAATTCAGAAACTACACCGAGTAAAGCTAACTTACGTCCAGTTCGACAGGCATTTTATTAA
- a CDS encoding HopJ type III effector protein — translation MDIAAFTTKLQSTPTFVSFDDTMQVIEAHYVFSPTAFRNGDLRNDEGQNSGSCKLFAFAKDQGFSPEETLQCFGDYYRKDVLENPNGTDHQNIRNFIQHGWEGIHFDGVALVGR, via the coding sequence ATGGATATAGCCGCATTCACTACCAAACTCCAATCTACCCCTACATTTGTTTCATTCGATGACACCATGCAGGTGATCGAAGCACATTATGTCTTTTCTCCTACAGCGTTTCGAAATGGTGACCTTCGTAACGATGAAGGACAAAACTCGGGCTCTTGTAAACTGTTTGCTTTTGCTAAAGATCAAGGGTTTTCACCAGAGGAGACCTTACAATGCTTCGGTGACTACTATAGAAAAGATGTACTTGAAAATCCAAACGGGACAGATCACCAAAACATTCGGAATTTTATCCAACACGGCTGGGAAGGCATCCATTTTGATGGTGTGGCCTTGGTCGGACGATAG
- a CDS encoding nitroreductase family protein translates to MSFLTSIQNRYTTKVYNPTKKISTAQIKELKEILRMSPSSINSQPWKFTFVSDPDTKKELAKASYFNDQKVINSDTVVVFSRIDNIDKFEQQIEQTLPEGAVGYFKQVIKPQPETMIKEWFDKQVYLALGVFLSACAEMGIDSTPMEGIEADKYNQILHGGDYNTLVAVAIGYRDQNDSNQVNITPKSRRPVLEVTQSI, encoded by the coding sequence ATGAGTTTTTTAACATCCATACAAAATCGATACACCACCAAGGTTTATAACCCTACAAAGAAGATTTCGACAGCACAAATAAAAGAGCTTAAAGAAATTTTGAGAATGAGCCCTTCTTCTATCAACAGTCAGCCTTGGAAATTTACATTCGTATCTGATCCTGATACTAAAAAAGAGCTAGCTAAGGCGTCATATTTTAACGACCAAAAAGTAATCAACAGTGACACTGTAGTGGTATTCAGCAGAATAGACAACATAGATAAGTTTGAACAGCAAATAGAGCAAACATTGCCAGAAGGCGCCGTTGGGTATTTCAAGCAAGTGATCAAACCACAACCTGAAACCATGATCAAGGAATGGTTCGACAAACAGGTATATTTGGCATTGGGTGTGTTTTTGAGTGCTTGTGCTGAAATGGGTATAGACTCTACTCCCATGGAAGGCATAGAAGCAGATAAGTACAACCAAATCCTCCATGGCGGAGATTACAACACCTTGGTAGCTGTAGCCATTGGATACAGAGATCAAAACGACAGCAATCAGGTAAATATCACGCCTAAATCAAGAAGACCAGTACTTGAAGTAACACAATCGATTTAA
- a CDS encoding AraC family transcriptional regulator: MKLEEAKRIFEIEVEEFLEWKHRPHKHNFFEIVYVDQGNGYQCINKHEFAYQVGNVFLLPPLDCHSFRIVEKSRFYFIRFTDHYFLHDRSMTDYKDWFDKMSYILANYNKVPGDIIGSTRERAFIAQTIQFIHQEYLQADVYSDAIIMGAMVSILNILARNIEKNYVQQANDLDGRFGEVLRYINTNISDPASLRITELADRFGISPTYFSEYFKKHAGLSLGEYITKSKLKLVETKILHTDLSLKEIAHQLRFTDSSHLSKTFKNTYGMTIKEYKLNNRRVSI, encoded by the coding sequence ATGAAACTGGAAGAAGCCAAGAGAATATTTGAAATAGAGGTAGAAGAGTTTTTAGAATGGAAGCATCGTCCACATAAGCACAATTTTTTTGAAATCGTGTACGTGGATCAGGGGAATGGCTACCAGTGTATCAATAAGCATGAATTTGCCTATCAAGTAGGCAATGTTTTTTTGTTGCCACCATTAGACTGTCATTCGTTTAGGATAGTAGAAAAATCCAGATTCTATTTTATTCGTTTTACAGACCATTACTTTCTACATGATCGCTCCATGACGGACTACAAAGATTGGTTTGATAAGATGTCGTACATCCTAGCCAACTACAACAAAGTGCCAGGAGACATCATAGGCAGTACTCGAGAGCGAGCGTTTATCGCACAGACCATCCAGTTTATACATCAGGAATATTTGCAAGCAGATGTATATTCCGATGCTATCATTATGGGAGCCATGGTATCTATACTCAATATATTGGCACGCAATATCGAAAAGAACTATGTGCAGCAAGCCAATGATCTGGATGGGAGATTTGGTGAGGTGCTAAGGTATATCAATACCAACATCAGTGATCCAGCCTCCCTTCGTATCACCGAGCTGGCCGATCGTTTTGGTATTTCACCTACCTATTTTTCTGAATACTTCAAGAAGCATGCAGGTCTTAGTTTGGGAGAATATATCACTAAGTCAAAACTGAAATTAGTAGAAACCAAAATACTACATACAGATCTTTCGCTAAAGGAGATTGCACATCAACTCAGATTTACAGACAGTAGTCATTTGTCTAAAACGTTTAAAAACACTTATGGTATGACCATCAAGGAGTATAAGTTGAATAATCGAAGAGTGAGTATTTGA
- a CDS encoding TetR/AcrR family transcriptional regulator has protein sequence MARKKEYIEHEVIDKAMSLFWRNGYETTSMSMLEKEMGINKFSIYASFGSKDGVFLESIKLYRTKLQVLLDKLAASEDGVAGIRTYFYDFLEFSKDSNCGKGCLVSNTANEFGPDVDAVLKAELSKFTEEVRQLFADTLAQDETKDLAKVEEQADYLIISMLGLANASRLFTPVQLDHYIANIFSGI, from the coding sequence ATGGCAAGAAAAAAAGAGTATATAGAGCATGAGGTAATTGATAAAGCCATGAGCCTATTCTGGCGAAATGGATATGAAACTACTTCCATGAGCATGCTAGAGAAAGAAATGGGCATCAATAAATTTTCTATATACGCCAGTTTTGGAAGTAAAGACGGGGTATTTCTGGAGAGTATCAAATTATACAGAACTAAACTACAAGTCCTTTTGGATAAGCTAGCGGCTTCTGAAGATGGAGTAGCTGGTATCAGAACTTATTTTTATGATTTCCTTGAGTTTTCTAAGGATAGTAATTGTGGTAAAGGGTGTTTAGTTTCTAATACAGCCAATGAGTTTGGCCCTGATGTAGACGCTGTTTTGAAAGCAGAGTTGTCCAAGTTTACAGAGGAAGTTCGTCAGCTTTTTGCCGATACCCTAGCGCAAGATGAGACTAAAGACCTTGCCAAAGTAGAAGAGCAGGCAGATTATTTGATTATTTCTATGCTTGGTCTGGCCAATGCCTCTCGGTTGTTTACCCCAGTTCAGTTGGATCACTACATAGCCAATATTTTCAGCGGCATTTAA
- a CDS encoding carboxymuconolactone decarboxylase family protein, with protein MSTLKIHTVESAPQESKALLEKSQEAYGYVPNLHGALAESPGLLEAYQSLHGLFTQSSFDKDELTVVWQTINVAHECHYCVPAHTAIAHSMQINEVIIDALRNGTVLPSVKLQALHEMTLSIVHNRGRVTDAELEAFYAAGYNQRHVLDIILGLSQKVISNYTNHIAETPLDEGFKKFAWEAAIV; from the coding sequence ATGAGCACATTAAAAATTCATACCGTAGAGTCAGCTCCACAAGAAAGCAAAGCACTACTAGAGAAATCACAGGAGGCATATGGATACGTTCCCAATTTACATGGAGCCTTGGCCGAATCCCCTGGTTTGTTAGAAGCCTATCAGAGCCTACACGGTCTTTTTACCCAGTCGTCGTTCGATAAGGATGAGCTGACAGTAGTATGGCAGACCATCAATGTAGCGCATGAGTGTCACTATTGTGTGCCTGCACATACGGCAATAGCACATAGCATGCAGATAAATGAGGTGATCATAGATGCTTTGAGAAACGGCACAGTTTTGCCTTCGGTTAAACTACAGGCTTTGCATGAGATGACGTTGTCTATCGTACACAACCGTGGACGTGTGACCGATGCAGAATTAGAAGCCTTCTATGCTGCAGGGTATAACCAACGTCACGTATTGGATATCATTTTGGGACTGTCTCAAAAGGTAATTAGTAACTATACGAATCATATCGCGGAAACTCCTTTGGACGAAGGTTTTAAGAAGTTTGCTTGGGAAGCAGCTATTGTATAA
- a CDS encoding 3-keto-disaccharide hydrolase, whose protein sequence is MKKLISLFAFILLVVVTANSQNVSYKATEKVVSDDWENLLDKKLSKWEVWTGVPDPSVMGLPDGYEVPEDGKPVEPIGLGDPMGIYKVTKENGELVLNISGQVYAGLTSKKEYKNYHMTLLFKWGEQKYAPRLEQKRDNGLLYHCYGEHGAFWNVWMRSLETQIQEGDFGDLFILAGTQAKVKTDATEHWDPSSSNISKRGKRSVDAESPNGAWTRVDLYVIGDRAVHVTNGVVVLALTDAKKHDGQPLKKGRLQIQSEGAEAYAKDIQIRPIADFPEDIAQAAGF, encoded by the coding sequence ATGAAAAAACTTATTTCCTTATTCGCATTTATACTTCTAGTAGTTGTTACAGCTAATAGCCAGAACGTGAGCTATAAAGCGACAGAAAAGGTTGTGTCTGATGATTGGGAAAACCTTCTGGACAAAAAATTAAGTAAGTGGGAGGTATGGACAGGGGTGCCAGATCCATCAGTCATGGGGTTGCCCGATGGCTATGAGGTGCCCGAAGATGGGAAGCCTGTAGAACCCATTGGATTGGGTGATCCTATGGGTATTTATAAGGTGACTAAGGAAAACGGTGAATTGGTGCTCAATATCTCTGGTCAGGTATATGCGGGACTCACGTCTAAAAAAGAGTATAAGAATTATCATATGACATTGCTGTTTAAGTGGGGAGAGCAGAAGTATGCACCACGCTTGGAACAAAAAAGAGACAATGGTTTGTTGTATCATTGCTATGGAGAACATGGTGCCTTTTGGAATGTGTGGATGAGGAGTCTGGAGACCCAAATTCAAGAGGGTGATTTTGGGGATTTGTTTATTCTGGCAGGTACTCAGGCAAAGGTGAAAACAGATGCGACTGAGCATTGGGATCCTAGTAGTAGCAATATTTCTAAACGAGGCAAGAGATCCGTTGATGCAGAAAGCCCCAATGGAGCGTGGACTCGGGTAGATCTGTATGTGATAGGCGACCGAGCAGTGCATGTCACTAATGGTGTGGTGGTACTCGCACTAACAGATGCAAAAAAACATGATGGTCAACCCTTGAAAAAAGGCCGTCTGCAAATACAATCTGAGGGAGCAGAGGCTTATGCCAAGGACATCCAAATTAGGCCTATAGCTGATTTTCCTGAAGATATAGCTCAGGCAGCTGGCTTTTAA
- a CDS encoding response regulator transcription factor, with the protein MNNILLVEDEQHVAEVICKSLEEEGYKVYHVTDGIRGIELLKKLSINLIILDILLPKMNGLEVCSKIRSDGYKEIPVLMLTALGSAENVVLGLDSGADDYLAKPFKLIELNARIRTLLRRADISDMYPSKAESIYRFADIELNNDTKVVRRAGNEISLTSTEYRLLLMFMKNSKRVLSRIDLLEEVWSINHDIGTNVVDVYVNYLRKKLDKYGDEKLIHTVIGMGYVLKQA; encoded by the coding sequence ATGAATAATATCTTACTGGTTGAGGATGAGCAACATGTAGCCGAAGTGATTTGTAAAAGCTTGGAAGAGGAGGGCTACAAAGTATATCATGTCACGGACGGGATTAGAGGAATAGAGCTGCTGAAAAAACTGTCTATCAATTTAATCATCCTTGATATCCTGTTGCCGAAAATGAATGGGCTAGAGGTATGTTCCAAAATCAGAAGCGACGGCTATAAGGAGATCCCCGTATTGATGCTGACAGCGTTAGGTAGTGCCGAAAATGTTGTGCTTGGCTTGGACAGTGGAGCAGATGATTACTTGGCCAAGCCCTTTAAACTCATTGAGCTCAACGCTAGAATCAGAACACTACTGAGGAGAGCGGACATTTCAGATATGTATCCTTCGAAGGCCGAAAGTATCTATCGTTTTGCAGATATAGAATTAAATAATGATACGAAAGTTGTCCGGCGAGCAGGAAATGAAATCTCACTGACTTCTACCGAATATAGGCTATTGCTCATGTTTATGAAAAACAGTAAGCGGGTACTTTCGCGAATAGATTTGCTGGAAGAAGTATGGAGTATAAATCATGACATCGGAACCAATGTGGTAGATGTATATGTGAATTATCTACGAAAAAAGCTAGACAAGTATGGTGACGAAAAGCTCATTCATACAGTGATAGGTATGGGGTATGTCTTAAAACAAGCCTGA
- a CDS encoding sensor histidine kinase: protein MKIQNKIIYLVIIIFVLYTLLYSGFIYYSISNYAFTDFYKRLEIRAATTAKIKLEKPSDVSHILEMEQEYLEKLPNQTEYILPIIKGKIQEDSLSKLLPKSLIEEVLDNTYGSDSEGVIFYSGITYQSQNGDEFMVVVSAENYFYSHHIAYLRTLLLTSLAFGILWIVFFSFVVSRTLIRPIKNIINDVRKISSENLHLRLNVPKKNDSLSRLALTFNDMLNRLETSFETQKNFISNASHELNTPLTSIIGEADFALSKERGALAYKVALGKILEEAEKLDKKTKALLFLAQTGFNGKAQKFDKIRIDQLILDVQDTVQKINSGFKFKLDFSLLPENPEKLKVKGNEQLLHLALSNIMVNACKYSDNEVVHIAFGATDKDAFIVIRDSGIGIPENELQYIYDPYFRASNTGSHEGYGIGLPLSRNIIKMHDGTLQVNSKLNGGTTVLINIPIGNYSL, encoded by the coding sequence ATGAAGATACAAAATAAGATCATATACCTAGTCATTATTATTTTTGTCTTGTACACTTTGTTGTATAGCGGATTTATCTATTATTCTATTTCCAATTATGCTTTCACTGATTTCTACAAACGACTAGAAATCAGAGCTGCGACTACAGCCAAGATCAAACTCGAAAAGCCATCCGATGTCAGTCATATTCTGGAAATGGAGCAAGAGTATCTGGAAAAACTCCCCAATCAGACAGAGTACATACTTCCTATAATTAAAGGGAAAATACAAGAGGATAGTCTGTCTAAACTACTACCCAAGTCTCTAATAGAGGAGGTGCTGGATAATACTTATGGTAGTGATAGTGAGGGGGTTATATTTTATTCAGGGATTACTTATCAATCTCAGAATGGAGATGAGTTTATGGTAGTGGTGTCTGCCGAAAACTATTTTTATTCCCATCATATCGCTTACTTAAGGACGCTATTACTTACCTCATTGGCTTTTGGGATTTTATGGATTGTATTTTTCTCATTTGTCGTATCAAGAACTTTGATACGACCGATAAAAAATATAATTAATGATGTAAGGAAAATCAGCTCAGAAAATCTACATCTACGCCTGAATGTACCTAAGAAAAACGACTCGCTGTCGAGGCTAGCGCTGACTTTTAATGATATGCTCAATCGGTTAGAGACTTCTTTTGAGACCCAGAAAAACTTTATCAGTAATGCTTCACATGAGTTGAATACTCCATTGACTTCGATCATAGGAGAGGCAGATTTTGCCTTGTCTAAAGAACGTGGTGCGCTTGCATATAAGGTGGCTCTAGGAAAGATATTAGAAGAAGCAGAAAAGCTAGATAAAAAAACTAAAGCACTCTTGTTTTTGGCTCAAACGGGTTTTAATGGTAAAGCACAGAAATTCGACAAAATTAGAATTGACCAACTCATCTTGGATGTGCAAGATACTGTTCAGAAAATCAATTCTGGATTTAAGTTTAAACTCGATTTCAGCTTATTACCCGAAAATCCTGAAAAACTTAAAGTGAAGGGTAATGAGCAACTGCTACACTTGGCACTATCCAATATTATGGTCAATGCCTGTAAATATTCAGACAATGAAGTCGTGCATATTGCCTTTGGCGCTACGGACAAAGATGCCTTTATTGTGATTCGAGACTCTGGTATTGGTATTCCAGAGAATGAATTGCAGTATATCTATGATCCTTATTTTAGAGCCTCTAATACTGGCAGCCATGAGGGCTATGGTATCGGACTCCCACTCAGCCGAAACATCATCAAAATGCATGATGGCACGTTGCAAGTAAACTCTAAATTGAATGGAGGAACCACTGTTTTGATCAATATCCCTATAGGGAATTATTCGCTCTAA